DNA from Cyprinus carpio isolate SPL01 chromosome B3, ASM1834038v1, whole genome shotgun sequence:
TCCCCTTCATATTcccctattttatattatatgaaaaggCTGATGTATCAAATGAGATGCACAACAAAAAGCCTcttcttttatattttcaataaaaggtTCATTAAACTATTCCATTCTTAAACATATGCTGTTCCGACTATGAGTTCATACTTCAGGCTTTGCAAGGTTAAAAGAACTAAACATTCAGGAAAACATCACCTTTGTGTTTTTAAGGaataaagtcataaaggtttggaacaacataagagtgAAAAAAAAGACAGCAGTGAGGATTTTTGTTGTTAAACTGGTTTATTGATTTTTCATCTTCAATCTTACAGATCATCCGATTTTACGGGATTAGAAGGCGATCTTGAGAGATGTATTTCATGGAACCGCTAATGTAACTAACAAAAGCAATTTATTGAGCAAATGTTAacttttggataaaaaaaaaaaagttctgatttTTAATCCCATAAACAAACCAGTAAAAAGCTGGATTtctcaaaacaaaagcacattacaaaacAAGATCAATGTAAAATGGAGCTTCTAGCACAAACCCAGTGAGTGTACAAACACAGAAGCAATAAAAACCAAGCACATCCACCCTAAAGTCGATGTTACAAGACAAGGCTTTTACGTACAATCCTGAGGTACTAGAGAAAAGGGAAAACAATTGGACTATTTATCTGTCATTTCCAACTAAAATATGAGCAGGGCCAAGAAGACAAGCCACTCATGAGAAAGGAGCATCTCGCTAACGGGACGAGTTGGAACTGGAGCGGGAACGATGTCGCCTGCGGCCCGGAGACCTGGAGCGAGAACGTCTCCTCACCGGCGAGCGTCGCCGTGGAGACCGAGACCTGCGGAAAGGACAAACTGTCAGCTCTGGCAAAGATAAATCACAGACGATCACGCGCTAATTACCTGCTAAAACACATAAAAGGAAATCTGTCTACTCTGTGAAGCATGAGGATGAATAAACAAATGAGAGGTGAAAGGACAGATCGGACATTCGCAAACAGTGTGACTGAAATGAAATTAAGGCCTGTGAGAGAATTGTTTGGATTGGTTCCCATCGACCTGCACAGAAAACACAGCATGCCAGTAGGACTAAAATACATGAGCAAAGCCAACCTTCTCCTCATGCGAGGGGGCGTGCGGCGCCACATGGGAGGCGGGGGAGGCATTCGGCGCGGAGGAGGAGACGGTCTTCTCGGGACAGGGCGTATCCTCTGGGCCAGGACAGCCGTGGCTGTGATTTCCTGACCGTCGATCTGACCTGAGGACAGTAAGAGAGTATTAAAGATCCCTTACAGTGAACTGAACTGCAGTCACCTCATCTAAACAagttgaaaatgagaaatgtggcCTTGCCAactagctaatatatatatatttggataacACTAATTAATGCATTCtgatattgtgcgtatactattgtgttattgttaagccccacGCAAGCACAAAACATTGTAAAGCATCATAAAGTCAAAGTCCATTGCGCATAAGCGCTTTGTGCCGCTCTGTACTggagctgttttttgtttgttttattttagttaacctTTGTTACAAGTAACTAACATGTTTTTAGTTAACAGTAGCAACCCTGCAACTGAttcaattcatttgtttttttttgttttatcgcCCCACACACACCTCCATCCATGTGTTTGAGGGCTTTCTGGGCGTCCTCTGGAGACTCATACTCCACATAAGCATAACCCTTTGACAGATTCGGGTGCAACCGGTCTGGAGGCATGTCTATCATCTTGATCTTGCCATAAGTCGAGAAGATCTCTTGAATATGTTCCTACAAGAAAATCAAAAACAGAAGCAGATCAGCAATTAGCAACACAACAGAGATGAGTAATGAAGTCAGGATAAGTACAATACCTCAACATAttctaataaatcattttaaaatgcatgtgtaaatgtGCTTTTAAGTGTGCTGTTTTTGTACccttattaatatatacatatattaatttatatattaatatatacaaacgATGCATTATCAATTATGCATACCTTTATGAACATCGCATAAAGGCGATTTggaattcttgtttgattttgttgacattaGAGCTAAAGGTTTTACAAGGAAGGGAAATCAACacataaatcagaaaacacataaaaaaaaaaatactttaaaaaaaaaaaaaaatatgtaaaaaaaaaaatgaaaccccTCTCTAAGAATCAACAGATTATAGATAGAATAAACCTGGAAAGTTTAGTTCATGTAAGAGCTACAGAAATGGAGACTTCAAGCgaaaatctacagacacaaataaagtgcaaaatataaagtgtaataaaataaacacaaatccatttatttgtttatatttaattaagcaATTATGACACTTCACTGGTACGAACTACAAAATGTTTTGGATCAtgacaacatttataatattcaaagaatatagtgaatattaaataaaggCGACTGAATGAGAAACACCAGTTATGTGATGCGCTGATCTTGAACCGTACCTTGGTTACGTTCCTGGTGAGTCGTCCCAGATGAAGTTTGGTGGGTTTGGGGCTCgggctcctcctcttcctctctttctcatcAGTCCGTTTCTGTGATTTGGACCTGGTTAAAAGCACAAGTTAAGTAAGCGCCATGCCTGGTTTTCTcatgaatgaaatgtgtttgGGGTCAAAAAGCCCAGAACCTACTTTGATCGTGAGCGGCGTCGGTTGTCGTGGCGACGGCGGCTTGGGCTGGGAGACCCAGAGGACCCGGAGGAACTAGATGAACGAGAGGAACTGGAGGACCCGGAGCGGCTGGAACCAGAGGAAGAGCTGGAGCCGCTGGACGAGCCAGAGCTGGAGCCGGAGCTGctgctggagctggagctggaccTGAGCTCGAATGAGATACGCAGGTTCAGAAAACGGTCAAAGTATCACACAAACATGAACCCTGAACTCCATCCCAtctgacctgctgctgctgccggTGGACTTGCTGCGGCGCTTGCGGATCTTGTCCCGGCCGCGCTCCTTCTCCGCTCCCTCTTTCCCAGCAGCCTTCTCCTTCCCTCGTTCCCTGGGTTTGTCCTCCGAACGCTCCCTGCGCTTGGTTGGTGATGGAGCCCTGAGTGAAAGAGAGtcacatttattcaaaacagccTGCAGCAACAGATATAtgatgcaaattattattaattatcacaATAAGCTCTCCAATAAAGACCTTTATTATGACCCTccttattattatacttttacacattttagtCATCAGCAACATGTATAAAATTGTGAACAAAGTGCTTAAAACGCTCTTAtagaatgaaaatgatttaaaaagatgAAGGAAATGGGTAAAGTTATTAAcaataaccataataataaaaataaaaactttaatgatatagttggttttttttattatgatcttCCTCATTATTgccatttttcacattttagtcACCCAATTTTGTATAAAACTGTactttaatatattcatttattttttgggcATTCAgtttttatgcactttatgtattGATAAATCCACAGAACCAAAATAATTCCATGCACGATTTTACATCGAGATCAAAAGATTGGCACGGCACATGATTTTTCAGATagatctatttatttgttttactttttgtttcaATGCACTGCacatcataaaaatgcaaattatacTGTTTAGAATAATCCAACAATATAAACCAATATTTTTAaacgaaatagtaaatcaatCATTTGCATCATTCACAAAAGGCATTGAATGTGCGGGCTAACACATGCACCTCATGGAAACTCCTAACGTTATCTAAAAAGTAcaattacatacatattttagtACATATAAATAATTTGACGGCTTTATTTATTTCCAAGAAAGTACGTTTAACGTTGTTGATTCGGTTCATTCAACGCGCTGAGCTAATGCTAATCCCAATCCCGCCGATATTGAACCCGATTAcgcaaaaaatgtcaaaataaatcattaataatagcCGCTAGCATCTCGTTGCCTGCACTCAACCTCATACACGACGCAAAACCAGTgccatattataaatattattctaaataaaggGTCAAACTTACATGACGAACAGCAAGCGTTACACACTCAACGACGTGCGTAACTACCGTCGCGTCTTTATGACGTTTGTGTGAGGACGCAGGCGTGACGCCGCTGATTCTGCGACAGGCGCACGGAGGCAGGGCGTGCGTTAATGTAATGGTCTCAAAGTAAACAACTAGTGTGTGCGTTTCAACGAAAGATATTGTTGTTGTGTTGATAATATCAGACGCACGTTACGGATATGCACACGAGCATTGCCATGTGACTTTACAATGGAGCAGATCGTCGCTTTGAACATAAATAACAGAAGAGCAAAGTCGCAGTAGGTGAGAGATGCTTGACTTCCATTGTGTTTTTAGTGCACTGGATCCCTTTGCATTGTCGCTACATGGATCTCAGCTTGCTTCCTGCTAGAAAATCCTAAACTGGTAGTCTGTAGTAAAATGGCAGCTGGTCTAACCTTTTTGAAAAACTGCTTAAACCAGTCTAAGGTGGTTTGCAGATCCTGGTGGTCTGTGTTCCTGGGGGATGGGGCACTTTTTTACAGACCAGCTAAAAACCAGTTTGAAACGTTATAGCATTactgtttgaaatataaactgcatacatatacataccatatatatatatatatatatatatatatatatatatatatatatatatatatatatatatatatatatgtatatatatatatatatatgtatgcacttactgcatgctatttgtttatatttccaACAGTAATGCTTTAAGGTTTCAGACAGGTATaagtattttcaaaatgaaatgcaataatgaatataaaaatgtgagaactgtgtgtgtttgtgtgtatatattctatttaacgtttattttattttctgtttattttttttagtctcagttttaaataaattaaaattcctTAAacccactttaataaaaaattaaaaaatgaaaccaaaataataaataaaacaaaaatgaaattaaaataatgaatataacaaTTATATTCACATATCAGTGAGTATTATCAaaatatgataaattatatttatcaacTAAATCcaatcagtgttttatttatttatttatttttttcattaatgtgtgtgtggtgtttggtttttttttttgtttttttttttacaaacacctAAACGCTACTGACAGGGGAGATATAAACAGCAGTTTTTCAAGgaacatcatttttgtttttgcattgattTCAGGATCTGCTTGAATCAACCAGCTTTTTAGAGTGAGTCCTGTGGTCTCCAGCATGGGCAGACTGGACGACGCTGCCAAGCGCAAGGTGGTGGAGCTGCGGGAAGCAGGTTTGAGCTTCCGGAAGATCAAAGCCATGCTGGAGCTGGAGAACATCAAGGTGTCTGCGCAGGCCATCTACCTTTTCCTGAAGGAGTTTCAGGGCAGAGCTCGAAAGGAGGACGGAGCAGCTGGGAACAGCAGTCATTCGGTGCCGACGTCAGCGAGGGAGGTGGGCAGCTCTGAGACACGGCCGGCCGGCTGGAGCGATCAGCAGCTGAGGAACCTCCTCAGAGAAGCTTCTCGAGTCGCTGCCTCCCAGCAGGCCGGGGCGTCCTCGGATGGGAGAGGGGGACAGTCGTCCAGGACGGGTTCGGGAGGCATAAGAGAGGCACAAGGTGGAGAAAAAGATGAGGATATCCGGATTGTCAGCGTCACCTCGTTGGCACAGGGTACGCAGCACGCTGGCGTCCAAGGGCCACGTTCAGGAGCAGGACCCGGAGCAATGAGTGGTGCTAACTATGTAAGACGACGACACACGCCTTCACCTGCCAATCCTGTGCTAGTGGCTCGCAAACGACTGCTGGATAAGGCTTTGCTCCATAGAGCACGGGTAGGTGGAGTGTACtgatatacattacatttacatacacCACTGCaaataagtttggggtcagttaggttttttagaaaataaatgaattattttattcatcaaggatgcattaaattaatcagaaatgactgtaaagacatttataatgttacaaattttgttcacttcaaatacatttattttcaaataaattttaaataaatgctgttcttttgagctttctgtttaaagaatcctgaaaaaagaaaatgaatcatgattttcagaaaaatattaagcagcaaatgcgtttacaacattgataataatctaaaatgtttttgagcagcaaatcagcatattagaatgaaagacttgagtaatgatgctgaaaatataactttattttcatgataattaagcacattACTCCTCTAGTTTTCAGGACTCTAatgcaaaaaaactgtttttgtgagtTTAATTCTATTTCATTTTTGTGGTTATGTTTTACCTTAATATCTTACATGTGTTTTGTGAGTGAGAGACAGCGTTCCTCAGAGCGGCCAGCAGGTGTCGCTGTCAGTGAGACGAGACCCATCTTGTTTCTCTGGATCTGAAGGCAGAAAGCTTGCGTTACCTCAGACATCATCTTATGACCTGACTACAGCCAGGCCTCCAAGCATAGTGAGTTATGAAACATCATCAATCCAATGCTTTTATGATTAgagatagataaaaaataaatgttaataaccaataacaattatttgttgtctaaagttggcatgaaattgtgacgtatttccaagtgaaacggcttctcaaaaatgaaaaatgttggaCAGATCTTGATTTTGTCTATGGGGAATTAACTGGTTTGCTATTGGTGgatctcatgtgagtgacaggttgaTCCCGCCCTCCCGCCAGTAAACATGTCATCAGAGACTGAAGAGGGAAAGGAAGTTGTACAGATAAAAGAATTATAATAAATAGATCAGTATatcataaaacatgaataaaaataaatgatgtgtaCAGTTAGatgatttataataaatagtgcagtatttcataaaaacataataattctGCATTTCATGGTTGCTTCAAGTTCCCCATCCCATAACCAATTtgcagaatgatttttaaataatttaataaaatataatttttaaatgtttcatatattataatcattattatttttcatcagtatttaaataaatctttatttccCAGAGATCATTGCACCAAGGAGCCAGTCCTCACAGGAGGTGGATGCACCAGCGGGTTGGCGTTCCCGTTCGCGCTCCTCAACACCCTCCGCGTGTCGGCATCCGCCTTCCCGACCCATCCACCACTGGAACGACGTCCCAAAATCCAGCCCCCCCTGCACGGGTCCAAAACGTGACCAACCAGCCCTCACCTCCTCCCCAGCGGACCGGCCTGGACCCTGGAGCCTTGAGCGGCCTGCAGGAGCAGATCCAGCTGTTGGGCTCCGAGCTGAGAAGTTTGGGACTGGCGTTGAGGATGATGGTGGACCATCAGGGCCGACTGGAGAGAGAACAAGCCCAGCAGACTCAAGTCCAGAAGCAGATCCTCAGCACACTGCAAGATCTCGCATCCAAATTCGACCCTCTGCAGTCCGCATCTGCACCAGCGTTATCAGCGTCTTGTTCCCTGGCCTCCTCTGCGCCCTTCGGCCAGACTGCGGCCGGTCAGGGCGCTTACGCTCAGTGCAGCCAAGCTCAGACACGATACAACGAAATCCATGATTCTGGTCTAGAGAGCATTGAGGTGTTTTCTCTAGACCAGCTCAGCCCACCCAGCATGAATGGGTTTCAGCAGTGCCCGACCTCCGGGGGGCCCCCGTTCACCCACACACAAGCGCGCACGCCGACATTCACACAAACCCACTCTCAAACATTTGCACCCCAGTACACACAGCCGCACACAGACTCCTTCACGGGGATGGATAATAAATCAGTAGACATGCCCTCCACCAGTGGAGACGGCTCATTCCTGGCCTGTAGCCCCCCTAACCAGTCCTCTAGTCTTCCGGTTTCGCCACACGAGCCCGAGCTGAACATCATTAAGGTGGAGAACGCCTAAGAAATAGCTAAAATCTGTACTTCTGTACGGTCCAAATACTTTGGGttacagtgtattttattgtGCACAACTGTTTTAGCTTCCCAGAGATGGAAACTCATACCAAGTAAAAAAAGTTTcctatgttttctgttttatttaattgtacacagtaattttgtctttttatatgaaatgaaaataaatatcagtAGACATAGTTTGtggtgttatttttgtatttctgtttatttaagcaCAGGATCGAACCGCAGTATCATAACAAAACACTCATTGGTTtagaaaatgaaaacagcaatagtttgttgaattattatttttagatgtttaataCAGGTATGGTCTATTCTAATGTTTTAAGATTGAAATAGGAATGAAAcgtcttataaataaataaataatcaaaaataaaatgaataaatacattttttttttttaataaacctaaAAAATCGTCTTCCCTTAAATGGACacgttatttttatttacaaaataactaGCATATGCAacttttttgggtttatttttaacaaaatatgaaattggTAAGACTGAAAAATGGTATTTTGTCTTCCCTTAAATGGACAGGTTTCAAAAGCTTATTTACAATACTGCCTATGCAACTAAAAGCCAGACAAATGAACGTACCAAAAAGAGTTTGCAAGGCAGCATTCAGATGTACAGCAAAGTCTTTaatgtaaagttattttttaaacaattgttttcaacaagtGAAGTAACAGTAATAAGCGAAACACACAAGTGAAGTAACAGTAATATGGGTTGCTGTCAGATCTGAGCAGCAGGGGGCAAAACGGTCTGACGTGAAAGAGGGTCGTGAAACATACAGTAAGTAGATTACTACATGAACAAATGACAGACGAATGGACAAAAGAAAATGattgaaagttttattttattttttatttttttttgttaaggtgTCTGTCTCTGTATACGTTATTTAATTATGTTCATTAGACAAAATCTGTTTTCTGACAAAGAATTGTTGAAGAGGAAATagctgagaggaaaaaaaatatgtgcgTGGAACTGATAAATTCAGagtatttttggtaacactttattttaaggtgtccttgttacacgttacatgtacttactattattattatataattatgcaaaattacatgcaagtaactctaaaccaaaccctaaccctaaccgtATAGTGAGTAAGGACATGCACAGTAGTTAATAAATATTTcccagtacttaaatgtataattacactgttaggaaaccttaaaataaagtgtaataaaacatAGAGCATGCTGgataagttttttgtttgttgtgatgttgtttgttttagtgaaTAACATTGTACTTAGGGGTTAATAAATAGAACTCAATTTAAGTCACTTCTTGTTATAGTGCTTTTCAAAGTGAACACCGTGTCACACCAGAGATAAGGCTGATATTTTCTTATCCTGACAGCAGTGAGTTTAAACATCTCATTTGGAGGAATCAGCACCTCTCTCATAAGGATACTTAGAGTATTTTGACACATCAGCACCTTCAAAAGTGTAGATTTCAAAACAAGACTTAGATCCGAAACCTCATGCAATGTTACGATCAAGGGAGGATAAAGCAAATGAGCCAAAGCCAACCTCTTTGTTCAGGACATACTTATTAAATTCAACACTAATACCATGATAAGCTAACCTGCATCCATACTGTTTTTTCTTTAGAATCTATATCACTTCTGTTAACAGGAAGTGAAATGAATACCATCTTGTAATGTCTTGTTGTTTTGATCAGGATGAAATACTGATATACATTATTATCACTGTACACATAATAGACCAAACAATTCATGATTCCTTGTAAATGTACCTTTGGGAACTTGACAAACATTTCATCCACTTCCCAACCAATTTTAAATTGAGCTGAGTTATTGATTTCTTTCATTAGATATTTTGTCTCTCACCAGATGTGCCATTTTTGATTTACAGCCCTTATAGTAGTCACTCAGACAGATTTTCAGTGCCATATCCGATTTCAGCCTTTCACGGACAGCAGGTCTCTGTGATCCCGCAACAACAGGGATCATAATGTCATTCATCAGATTTCAGTTCCTGTAATATTCATACGAGAAACACAAGTACCTGTCTCTAGAGCGCTGAGATGATCAGCACATCTTGATTCAGTCAAGGTGATCTAGTAGGATCTAGTGAAGAGCAGATGCTGAAAGACAAGGAAACACAAccttttttctcaaatactcatgtaaaatgtttaaatttgtattgaAATGACTTTAATCGTACCTGAGAAATATTGTTTATACGTCTCTTTTTGTCagattctgttttcttttctgagaTGTTTCAGGATAGCAGGAACAGTTGTATGAGAAGAGAAGATCAGAAAAGTTCAGTCGAAGTCACAGCCCAGATGACAATGACTCTTACGTGTCAAACCACAAGATGAGGAAAGTGcctttttttataaatgcttataatgtgtgttttttttttttttaatcactgaagTGCATATTGTAGCAATCTGATTTCAAAATAATTGCATGCATGAATTTGCATAAACTTGCTGATGAAAATGATAACTTAAgcctgagtaaaaaaaaaaaaactgggtttgGTGTTTGactcttattataaatgtttacattttacatttttaaaatgtttccttgAGCAGCAATATCAGACATATCAGAAATGATTTgatgaaggaacatgtgacactgaagactggagtaatgattcagctttgcatcacaagaataaattacattttaaaatatattcaaatagaaaacagttattttaaattgtaatagtatttcattacatttctgGATCAAATAAATGGCAGCCTTGGTGATAAGAAGAGGTTTGAAAAAAGTGCAGAAAGGTTCACAAATTCTTAAGTAAATCAAAGAAAGAATGTTTGCATGCAAACAGATCTGAAAGATGTGAccctaaaaattattaaaaacactttaaaatgtatgttgGAATCAAGCAGCATGCATCTGTTTTCGACAGATAGCAGTGTTCAAATTAAGGTTGTTGAGTAGTTCCTAAAAGACTTTTGACTAAGTCCAGCACTTTACACAGACAAATGCCATTCACattgtcttcagaaaatgttCAGATCTGGTCTGAATTGTTTTGATCTGCTCTTGGCACATTGTTGGATCAGTTTTATCTTTTTGCTCTACTGACTGCACACAGTTCATAATTGGGGTTGAAGATTAGATGTATGACTGGTACAACTTAGTGATCAAGCTTGATAATATTCTTAAGGCCAAAAACCTCAAAGTGTGTGTCTAGGGGGGATCATTATGGACGAAACTATATTGTAATAAAAGAGTCATACGGATTTTCAGACAACCTGGCCGGGAGTTGGTACTGTTTCAAAGCGTTACAATGACTATGGCTTCACCTGTTCATTCTGACCAATCATGTCTTGGATTTGTGTTTGAACCAGGGCTGGGGGGAGGAAGAGGGGGCGTGTATTATATCACAAATCTGGTAAGCAACTTTTGACTGTTGATTAGATTTCATAAGCATTTTACAATATGTGTCTGTAAAAGTCTGACCacaattacgtttttttttttttttttttttttttttttttttttttgtatgtacacAAAACAGCTCACTGACCAAAGAAATATTACAACTTATTATACAACTTTTTAACTAAACCACTGCCACAgaggcatgattttttttttatagtagcaCCAGGGGGTCTCCAAATCTCAGTTCTGCGGTTGCCGTGTCCTGCAGAGTtgtagctccaaccctaattaacaCACCTGTATCCAACTACATCAAGGTCTTACTAAGCATAGTAACAAAAACTTCCAGGCAGGAGGGTTATGGTTTAGGAAAAGTGTGCAGCTAAATGCTCCAGGACACTGAGTCCTCCAGGTACAGAGTTTGGGAGTCACCTGGTAATAGGCCATGCTCTGCAGAGCACTTCTCGAGACTCATTTATAAATCCTTACATACACTACTTTTTGAAAGTTTGTGGGGTCAGTAAGCACttgtaatgttttgtaaaaaagtaGTCATTTATGCATcatcaggcctgcatttattgatcaaaatacagcagaaaaaaaaaacagggtatCTGCCAAAGATGTTATTCTTACCATAGgaatctttttttctattttacaatGATCCTTGAGCAATAttcattatttctgtgatgcaacaAGTCTGCGATTAAAATCACCTGTACTCCAGTAGaagagtgtcacatgatccttcaaatcATTCCAAATGCGGATTAAGGTATCAGAATTATCAagtgttggcaacagttgtactgtgccaaatatttttttgtaaactggcGCGAtaagttttcaggattctttgatgaataaaaagttaaaaagaacagcatttattcaaaatagaaagtcttttctaacaatataaaacttGCGTTCGAATCAATTCTAATCAATTGAAACACAGCCTTGCCTGAATGAAAgtttttaatttcttcaaaaaaagagcaagaaatttttatttactgaCCCC
Protein-coding regions in this window:
- the LOC122136469 gene encoding uncharacterized protein LOC122136469, translating into MGRLDDAAKRKVVELREAGLSFRKIKAMLELENIKVSAQAIYLFLKEFQGRARKEDGAAGNSSHSVPTSAREVGSSETRPAGWSDQQLRNLLREASRVAASQQAGASSDGRGGQSSRTGSGGIREAQGGEKDEDIRIVSVTSLAQGTQHAGVQGPRSGAGPGAMSGANYVRRRHTPSPANPVLVARKRLLDKALLHRARVRDSVPQSGQQVSLSVRRDPSCFSGSEGRKLALPQTSSYDLTTARPPSIRSLHQGASPHRRWMHQRVGVPVRAPQHPPRVGIRLPDPSTTGTTSQNPAPPARVQNVTNQPSPPPQRTGLDPGALSGLQEQIQLLGSELRSLGLALRMMVDHQGRLEREQAQQTQVQKQILSTLQDLASKFDPLQSASAPALSASCSLASSAPFGQTAAGQGAYAQCSQAQTRYNEIHDSGLESIEVFSLDQLSPPSMNGFQQCPTSGGPPFTHTQARTPTFTQTHSQTFAPQYTQPHTDSFTGMDNKSVDMPSTSGDGSFLACSPPNQSSSLPVSPHEPELNIIKVENA
- the rnps1 gene encoding RNA-binding protein with serine-rich domain 1, whose translation is MAPSPTKRRERSEDKPRERGKEKAAGKEGAEKERGRDKIRKRRSKSTGSSSRSSSSSSSSSGSSSGSSSGSSSSSGSSRSGSSSSSRSSSSSGSSGSPSPSRRRHDNRRRSRSKSKSQKRTDEKERKRRSPSPKPTKLHLGRLTRNVTKEHIQEIFSTYGKIKMIDMPPDRLHPNLSKGYAYVEYESPEDAQKALKHMDGGQIDGQEITATAVLAQRIRPVPRRPSPPPRRMPPPPPMWRRTPPRMRRRSRSPRRRSPVRRRSRSRSPGRRRHRSRSSSNSSR